The Mesotoga sp. BH458_6_3_2_1 genome has a window encoding:
- a CDS encoding SLC13 family permease, with product MRLVDRVFIVIYFILTFTLIVLSKRRRVLIAFTAGMLLVVLKVSETMRIETISEFVDFNAIFLLIGMMVIVGVLKSTGFFQYVAVRTLRATKGNILLLSGLFSALIALFSMVLDNVTTMIMFMPIIFFVADTAGFNPFGFTAVMILASNIGGCMTLVGDPPNIIIGNASKIPFMTFSGLVLAPLLLTYITLMLISRFKILKGLSSVSGKKEEIQGLRLDGVITNRKLMYVSLGTLVVVVIGFIMHSIVDIEMSLFAVLGASFLLLYTGKDFESVATEVDWNAILFFIGLFSLAHSLESTGITGELSTLALNLSSNPAVLSMLILWLSGMIAMVTGAIPVVTIFIPIVAQLSVHYPLQYDLWIALALGANLGGNGTVTGHLANVMCFEMVNKEYGNRHSFLDFMKIGFPSAIISLGISNIYLVVRLALFG from the coding sequence ATGAGACTTGTGGACAGAGTATTCATTGTAATCTATTTCATATTGACTTTCACTCTGATTGTCCTTTCGAAAAGGCGGAGAGTGCTGATTGCCTTTACGGCAGGTATGTTGCTTGTGGTGCTCAAAGTCTCTGAGACAATGAGAATAGAGACAATATCTGAGTTTGTTGACTTCAACGCCATATTTCTTCTCATAGGGATGATGGTGATAGTCGGTGTGCTCAAATCTACTGGATTCTTTCAATATGTGGCAGTCCGTACTCTCAGAGCGACGAAGGGAAACATCCTTCTGCTGTCGGGGCTTTTTTCGGCGCTGATTGCTCTCTTTTCCATGGTTCTGGACAACGTCACTACAATGATAATGTTCATGCCGATAATCTTCTTCGTTGCCGATACTGCGGGATTCAACCCCTTCGGGTTCACGGCCGTGATGATTCTTGCTTCAAACATCGGCGGTTGTATGACTCTAGTAGGCGATCCCCCAAACATCATCATAGGGAATGCCTCCAAGATTCCTTTCATGACTTTCAGTGGTCTTGTGCTGGCTCCGCTCTTATTGACTTATATTACCCTGATGTTGATCTCCAGATTCAAGATTCTGAAGGGTCTCTCGTCAGTATCTGGAAAGAAGGAGGAGATTCAGGGTTTAAGGCTCGATGGAGTCATAACGAATAGAAAATTGATGTATGTCAGTCTCGGAACACTGGTGGTTGTGGTCATCGGATTCATTATGCACAGTATCGTTGACATAGAAATGTCGCTGTTCGCAGTGCTGGGAGCTTCGTTCTTGCTTCTGTACACGGGAAAGGATTTCGAATCGGTTGCTACCGAAGTGGACTGGAACGCGATTCTCTTCTTCATTGGACTCTTTTCGCTTGCACACTCTCTTGAAAGCACCGGAATAACGGGAGAGCTTTCCACTCTGGCTTTGAATCTTTCTAGCAACCCGGCCGTTCTCTCTATGCTTATTCTCTGGTTAAGCGGAATGATAGCGATGGTTACCGGAGCCATTCCAGTCGTTACGATCTTCATCCCTATCGTGGCCCAGCTATCCGTTCACTACCCTCTTCAGTACGATCTCTGGATTGCTCTCGCTCTGGGGGCAAACCTGGGGGGAAACGGAACTGTGACCGGTCATCTTGCGAATGTGATGTGTTTTGAGATGGTAAACAAGGAGTATGGAAACAGACACAGTTTCCTCGACTTCATGAAGATCGGGTTCCCTTCGGCAATTATCTCACTCGGCATTTCCAACATATATCTTGTGGTAAGACTCGCTCTCTTCGGCTAG
- a CDS encoding poly-gamma-glutamate biosynthesis protein PgsC/CapC: MSPALFSIGIVISTIFWWVTGLSAGGLVTPVYLFIFIEQPLRLLYTWGVGLVTFLILNLLQRYLILYGRKRLAIGILLGVVVKLSLDTFLMPNLPVELFSTVIGTIVPGLIANDFYRQGIVKTSLSLIFVTMVVWLTNILIKSIMVI; the protein is encoded by the coding sequence ATGAGTCCTGCGTTGTTCTCAATTGGAATCGTCATAAGTACAATATTCTGGTGGGTGACGGGGTTGTCGGCCGGAGGGCTTGTAACGCCGGTCTACCTGTTCATTTTCATTGAGCAACCTTTGAGACTGCTTTATACATGGGGTGTCGGTCTGGTCACATTCCTGATTCTGAACCTTCTCCAGAGGTATCTGATTCTCTACGGAAGAAAGAGACTCGCAATAGGAATTCTCCTCGGCGTCGTGGTCAAGCTTTCCCTCGACACCTTTCTTATGCCTAACCTCCCGGTAGAACTATTCTCAACTGTAATTGGAACCATCGTTCCCGGGCTGATCGCGAATGACTTCTACAGGCAAGGAATAGTGAAGACCTCTCTTTCGCTGATCTTCGTCACAATGGTTGTCTGGTTGACAAACATACTGATAAAATCGATCATGGTTATCTAA